TAATGTCACACGTTGACTCACTTGACGTTGTTCTAATAAAGCACGTTTTGCTCTTTCTTCTCCAGCTGCACGAGCTGTTTTTTCGTCTTCGAAGGTTACAAATCTGTCACCAGCTTGTGGTACATCATTTAACCCGGTAATTTCAACTGGTGTTGCTGGTCCAGCTGTTTTATCACGACGACCAATATCGTTTGTCATCACACGCACACGTCCGTGGGTGTTACCAACAACGATTGGGTCTTGAACATGTAGTGTTCCTTGTTGTACTAATAAGGTTACAACAGGTCCTTTACTTTTATCTAAGCGTGCTTCAATAACTGTACCGATTGCACGTTGTGTTGGGTCAGCTTTTAAGTCTTCCACTTCAGAAACAAGTAAAATCATTTCTAATAATTCTTCAATATTATCCCCAAATTTGGCAGAGATTGGAACAAAAATGGTGTCTCCACCCCATGATTCTGGAATCAAGCCATATTCACTTAATTCTTGCATCACGCGATCTGGATTGGCACTTGGTTTATCAATTTTATTGACCGCCACAATAATTGGGACTTCTGCTGCTTTAGCATGGTTAATGGCTTCAACTGTTTGAGGCATGACACCATCATCTGCTGCTACAACCAAAATGGTAATATCTGTGATACTTGCTCCACGAGCACGCATACTAGTAAACGCCGCATGTCCTGGTGTATCTAAGAATGTAATTGGTTTGCCATCAATATCAATTTGGTAGGCACCAATATGTTGTGTAATCCCGCCTGCTTCACCAGATGTTACTTTTGCATTTCTTAATGTATCTAATAAGGTTGTTTTACCATGGTCAACGTGTCCCATAACAGTCACAACAGGAGGACGACTGACTAATTTATCAGGATCAACAACATCTGCTTCAAAGAATTTGTCAATATCAGCCACATCTTCTTGAACTTTTTCTTCCGCTTCAATACCATAATCTGCCGCCAATAATTCAATTGTATCTTTATCTAATGCTTGATTTTGGTTAACCATCACACCTAATAGGAATAATTTTTTAATAATTTCTGCTGGTTCACGGTAAATTTTCTTAGCAATATCTGCTACATTCATGCCTTCAGTGTAAACTAACACTTCTGGTAATTCTTTAAATTTACGTGGTGGTACAGCTGGCTTATTAGATGTTTGCTGTTTGCCTTTTTTATTGTTACGTCGCTTATTATTTTTGTTATAGCGATTGTTTTGGTTTCCTTGATAAGGTCGGTTACCATTGTTATTACGGTTTCCACCTTTATTTTGGTTATTGTTATTACCTGTTGAATTATTGCTTCTATTTGCTTGATTAGATGTATTTCCAGCTGGTTTTTTTGTTCCATTTGCTGAAGATTTTTGGTGATTATTTTGTTTATTCGTTGGTTGTTGTTTGTTTTGATTCTGATTATTCACTCGATTACCCTTACTGTTATCATTATTTTCTAACTTTTTATTAGAATGATTATTTTTTTTAGCTGGTACTTGACCAGTTTTTTTATTATCTTGTCCCTTAGCTTTTGAAGGTGCTAATAGGTGTTTGACTTTGTCAATATCTGAGTCATTTAATGTACTCATATGATTTTTCACATCAACACCTGCGGACTGAGCTTTTTCTACGATATCTTTACTTGGAACATTTAGTTCTTTTGCTAATTCATATACGCGTTTTTTACTCATTCTCTCACCATCCTATTCTGTCATTAGTTCACACATCTTTCGAGAAAATCCGGTGTCACATACCCCGACAATCATACGATTTTTACCAATAGCAGAACTCAGTTCGGCTGAGGTGCATGGCGAAATCAATTTTGTATGATAACTATGACACTTGTCTCTCATTTTTTTTTCGGTATTTTCACTTGCGTCACTTGCTAAAATCACCAAATTTACAGTATTTTTTCTCACTGACTGTAAGGTTGTTTCTTCACCAGTCACAAGTTTACCGGCTTTCATTGCTAAACCTAGGAGATTAAGAAATCGTTGTTTATTTTCCATTTCCGAATAATTCTCTCCTTGCTTTTTGATGTGACACATAGTCTAGCAACTCTTGATAGAAGTCATCTGTTAATGTATCGTTTAATACTCTGTCTAAAATTTTTTGATCCCAACTTTTTTGGACGACATCTGGTTCCATAGATAGATAAGCTCCACGACCTGGCATTTTTCCAGTTGGATCAATCGAAATCTCGCCTTCTTTAGAACGAACAATACGAATCATTTCTTTTTTGGGTTTCATTTCATTTGATACAACACATTTACGCATTGGAATTTTTCTTTGTTTCATCTATTTCGCCTCCCAAAAAGTGGTATTATTCTTCATCTTCTTCAACAGTTACGACAATGTCTTCTGTAGCGTTCTCTGTTGATTCTTCTGATGTAGTTTCTTCTGATATTTCTTCCACAGCTTCATCTAATACATCTTCAACGACTAATTCTTCATTTGCTTCAAGTACTTCTTCAAGTAACTCTTCTTCATTTTCTGCAGCTATTTTTTCCCATTCGGATTCAGGTTTAATATCAATTTTATAGCCAGTTAATTTAGCCGCTAATCTCGCATTTTGTCCACGTTTCCCAATAGCTAATGATAATTGGAAATCTGGCACAACGACTGTACAAGCACGTTGGTTTGGCTCAAAAATAACATCTAATACTTGTGCTGGATTTAGTGCATTTGAGATAAAGACAGCAGGGTCTTCATTCCACTCCACGATATCCATGTTTTCGCCTTTTAATTCATTAACAATGGCTTGAACACGTTGTCCTTTTGGTCCGACACACGTTCCAACTGGATCAATGTCTTTATTAGCAGCTGTCACTGCGACTTTTGCTCTGTCTCCTGCTTCTCTTGCAATACTAATAATCTCTACTTCTCCATCATACACTTCTGGTATCTCTTGTTCAAATAATCGTTTTAATAAATCTGGATGGCTACGACTAACGTAAACTTGTGGACCTTTTGATGTATTTTCTACTTTTGAAATATAAACCTTGATGCGATCGTGTGGTTGATAAACTTCATTTGGGATTTGATCTTGTTTAGATAATACGGCTTCAATTTTACCTAAATTGACATAAATATAGCGATTATCTTGACGTTCCACAATTCCTTGCATAATTTCATTTTCGTAAGCACTAAATTCATTATAAATAATTGAGCGTTCTGCTTCACGTACACGTTGTAAGATAACTTGTTTAGCTGTTTGTGCTGCAATACGGCCAAAGTCTTTTGGGGTTACCTCAAAACGAATCATATCACCAATTTCATAAGCACCATTAATTTTTAACGCTTCTTTCAAGCTAACTTCTAATTGAGAATCCATGACTTCTTCTGTTACTTCTTTAACAGAAAAAATATGCACATCCCCCTTTTTCTCATCAAACTCAACATCTACATTTTGTGCTTGTCCATAGTGACGTTTATACGCTGAAACCATTGCTGCTTCTAGTGCTTCAATGACGATACTTTTTGAAATACCTTTTTCGCGTTCAAGAGCATCTAGTGCTCCTAACATTTCCTTGTTCATGTATTTCCTTAACCTCCATTTTAAAATTGAATAGCCAATCTTGCTTTGGCAATATTTTTTCTATCAAATGTCATTTCTTTTTCTTGCGTTTTAATTTTTACTAATAGGGTGAGCGTCTCTGGGGTTACTTCTTTTAAGAAACCTTGATACTGCTTTTCTCCTTCAACAGCTTGATAAAAAGAGATATTTACATACTCTCCAATAGCATTAACATAATCTTCTTCTTTTTTCAAAGGTCTTTCTGCCCCTGGTGAAGACACCTCTAAGAAATAGGCTTGTGGAATCGGATCTGGATCGATTGTGTCAAGTTTTTCACCTAACGCCTCACTGACTAGTGCACATTCGTTGATATCAATACCGCCATCTTTATCAATAAATACTCTTAGGAACCAATTTTTCCCTTCTTTAACATACTCAATATCTACTAAGTCAAATTGATAGTCTTCCAAGATCGGAGTAACTAAGTCAGTGACTATTTCGACTACATTTGCCAATATTTTCGCCTCCCTATACATTTTCGAGAAATTCATCAAAAAGAGTGAGCGTCAACACGCTCACTCTTTCCACTCATATCACACAATTTCATATTAGCATATTTTTCATAACTATTCAATGTTACTAACTTTTTTTTGAAAATACGGTTAAGATTTTTCTAAGATTTTTATTTTTAATTCTTTATTAAAAAATTTTTGTTAATTTAACTAAAGATATTGATTATTTCAAAGGAGTACTAACATGACTAGAACGAAAAAAATTATTACTGGATTACTAATTGGACTGCCTCTCTTTATCATGGCAGAAGGCATTCGTGAAAACAGACAACTTGATGTTGAATCA
This genomic stretch from Vagococcus sp. CY52-2 harbors:
- the nusA gene encoding transcription termination factor NusA — protein: MNKEMLGALDALEREKGISKSIVIEALEAAMVSAYKRHYGQAQNVDVEFDEKKGDVHIFSVKEVTEEVMDSQLEVSLKEALKINGAYEIGDMIRFEVTPKDFGRIAAQTAKQVILQRVREAERSIIYNEFSAYENEIMQGIVERQDNRYIYVNLGKIEAVLSKQDQIPNEVYQPHDRIKVYISKVENTSKGPQVYVSRSHPDLLKRLFEQEIPEVYDGEVEIISIAREAGDRAKVAVTAANKDIDPVGTCVGPKGQRVQAIVNELKGENMDIVEWNEDPAVFISNALNPAQVLDVIFEPNQRACTVVVPDFQLSLAIGKRGQNARLAAKLTGYKIDIKPESEWEKIAAENEEELLEEVLEANEELVVEDVLDEAVEEISEETTSEESTENATEDIVVTVEEDEE
- a CDS encoding ribosomal L7Ae/L30e/S12e/Gadd45 family protein, whose protein sequence is MENKQRFLNLLGLAMKAGKLVTGEETTLQSVRKNTVNLVILASDASENTEKKMRDKCHSYHTKLISPCTSAELSSAIGKNRMIVGVCDTGFSRKMCELMTE
- the rimP gene encoding ribosome maturation factor RimP, producing MANVVEIVTDLVTPILEDYQFDLVDIEYVKEGKNWFLRVFIDKDGGIDINECALVSEALGEKLDTIDPDPIPQAYFLEVSSPGAERPLKKEEDYVNAIGEYVNISFYQAVEGEKQYQGFLKEVTPETLTLLVKIKTQEKEMTFDRKNIAKARLAIQF
- the rnpM gene encoding RNase P modulator RnpM encodes the protein MKQRKIPMRKCVVSNEMKPKKEMIRIVRSKEGEISIDPTGKMPGRGAYLSMEPDVVQKSWDQKILDRVLNDTLTDDFYQELLDYVSHQKARRELFGNGK